ATATTTGTGATGGATAAGACGTATTCTAGTAGCAAAGAAAGACAACTTACCCGTCTTTCCCAGTAAGGAAGGAAGCACACAAAATCATACACTGAACCAATGGTTGACACTAAAACTGCATTGAGTCCTGTAAACACCAAAAGCGCTGTCATAGGCCGGGTTCTATGCGGCATCTTTCTTTATGATTAGATCTTAGCTCTGCAATCAGAGAAAACACAGTCAAGGAATTAGTTTCGCAACATAAACTATATTTATATGTGGTAGGTTAAAGGATAAGTAGTGTAGAGAAAGAATTCCTACTAAAAGATCGTGCGATAGCTCCTTAACGCAAGAGTTCAAAATTCGGATTCCCCCTCCCCAACAAAGAAAACcctataagaaaaaaaatcgcCCAAATATACAAAGGCCAATACAACCAACAAAGATGGCCTGCAACCTATAAATGTACACGGCTAAGGCAGAATATGTCCAACGTAGGGATATCTATTATTAACAGAAGGAAGGAAGCAAGCAATAAAGAGGCAACTGAGCATGATTATGGCCATCTAAGAGTAACCAAGAAAGgagggtgggggggggggggggggggagaagaAAATATGGACAAAAGAGAGCAACAAGGAGATATAGAGCATGATAATGGTCATAAAAAAGAATGAATTCAGCCTAGAACTAATTTTGATGAGAATGTGTCCGACAAATTGGTAGTAATGAGTAAACCGCCAAAGAACAATGCATGAAATATGAAAGTTGAAAAGGAAACTACTACCATGTGCCAGACTGTAAGGCtctttaatttcctttttctgaAGTAGCAAAATTTTACTGAAACAAGCAGTACCAGATACTTTGATTCTC
The window above is part of the Tripterygium wilfordii isolate XIE 37 chromosome 3, ASM1340144v1, whole genome shotgun sequence genome. Proteins encoded here:
- the LOC119995261 gene encoding uncharacterized protein LOC119995261, with product MPHRTRPMTALLVFTGLNAVLVSTIGSVYDFVCFLPYWERRRERRRQDREASLGNGSPPTLKGT